In one Bacillus sp. PK3_68 genomic region, the following are encoded:
- the trpA gene encoding tryptophan synthase subunit alpha, translating to MSKFKLEKAFQTVQEKDHKAFISYIMAGDGGLDALKDQLLYLQEAGVTAAEIGIPFSDPVADGPVIQEAGKRALAHGVTLKRVLEYLTIHQDSFTIPIILMTYLNPVFQYGAEAFAEDSRKAGVSGVIIPDMPIEEEGEVSEALKQKDLALIRLATLTSPEDRIAKIADGAEGFIYAVTVKGTTGVRASYQDDVASYLQRIKSKSAVPVLAGFGVSSKEQAEELGQYCDGVIVGSKIVELFHEGKKEEIKQLIPHATVKVN from the coding sequence ATGAGTAAATTCAAGCTAGAAAAAGCTTTTCAAACCGTACAAGAAAAAGACCATAAAGCCTTTATTTCTTATATTATGGCTGGGGACGGCGGACTCGATGCTTTGAAGGACCAGCTTCTTTATTTACAGGAAGCAGGTGTTACCGCGGCAGAAATCGGCATTCCTTTTTCTGATCCGGTCGCCGACGGCCCTGTTATTCAGGAAGCTGGAAAGCGGGCGTTAGCACATGGGGTAACGTTGAAGAGGGTGTTGGAGTATTTAACCATTCATCAAGATTCTTTTACGATCCCAATCATTTTGATGACGTATTTGAACCCAGTCTTTCAATACGGGGCTGAAGCGTTTGCTGAAGATAGCCGCAAAGCAGGAGTATCCGGTGTGATCATTCCCGATATGCCAATTGAAGAAGAAGGAGAAGTAAGTGAAGCACTGAAGCAGAAGGATCTTGCGTTAATCCGTTTAGCTACCTTGACGAGTCCTGAAGACAGGATCGCTAAAATTGCAGATGGAGCGGAGGGCTTTATTTATGCAGTAACAGTAAAGGGAACAACAGGTGTCCGCGCAAGCTACCAGGATGATGTCGCGTCTTATTTGCAGCGTATTAAATCAAAAAGCGCGGTTCCCGTACTAGCCGGATTCGGCGTATCTTCAAAAGAACAAGCAGAGGAACTTGGCCAGTATTGTGATGGGGTCATTGTCGGCAGTAAAATCGTTGAATTGTTCCATGAAGGAAAAAAAGAGGAAATCAAACAATTGATTCCTCACGCTACGGTTAAAGTGAATTAA
- a CDS encoding short-chain dehydrogenase, translating to MKHVLVVGGTGMLAGVSLWLLDNGYHVSILARNAGRMKSLIERTGLKSYVTPILVDYHNEYELRKKVKATIKQNGDIDMVVAWIHSTAERALELIVKEVSANENKWELFHILGSSSDADKIKRKRPLADSYFYHQVQLGFIDEGSHSRWLTNEEISKGVIEAVKKKEKLLTIGQIEPWERRP from the coding sequence ATGAAGCACGTATTAGTAGTAGGTGGAACGGGGATGCTTGCAGGAGTATCACTTTGGCTATTAGATAACGGCTATCATGTATCCATCCTCGCAAGAAATGCTGGGCGCATGAAATCATTAATAGAAAGAACAGGTTTAAAAAGCTATGTAACACCTATACTAGTTGATTATCACAATGAATATGAATTAAGAAAGAAAGTAAAGGCAACCATTAAGCAAAACGGAGATATCGATATGGTAGTCGCTTGGATTCACTCGACTGCTGAACGTGCACTTGAGCTCATAGTAAAAGAGGTTTCTGCCAATGAGAATAAATGGGAACTATTTCATATTTTAGGCAGCAGTTCGGATGCGGATAAAATCAAGAGAAAGCGTCCTTTAGCTGATAGTTACTTTTATCATCAAGTTCAATTAGGTTTTATCGATGAAGGCAGTCATTCAAGATGGTTAACAAATGAGGAGATTTCTAAAGGTGTAATTGAAGCTGTAAAGAAGAAAGAAAAACTACTAACCATTGGTCAAATTGAGCCTTGGGAAAGACGGCCTTGA
- a CDS encoding DsrE/DsrF/DrsH-like family protein produces MSKTVEVKEIDHLVKEGALLIDVREESERLMGYIEGSKNIPLGELSKHLGELPKDQPVYISCQSGKRGETAVQLLMENGFDAYNVAGGYRAYAECLQSTGNEKEEKIDGTQIKPDKELNCSGLQCPGPISQVFQAMNQMKDGEVLEVKVTDPGFIADAKAWCANTGNTFIGSETTGKTTVAYMRKGAAGKPEASVQAREEKTNKGATLVVFNQDLDKAIASFIIATGAAAMGKKVTMFFTFWGLNILRRDEEIPQDGKDFMEKMFTKMMPAGPKHLPISNMNMGGMGAKMIRQVMEKKNVDSLETLMENAMNMGVRIVACAMSMDVMGIRKEELIDGVELGGVATYLGQAENANVNLFI; encoded by the coding sequence TTGAGCAAAACAGTAGAGGTAAAAGAAATTGATCATCTAGTGAAGGAAGGTGCTTTACTGATTGATGTTCGTGAGGAATCGGAGAGGTTAATGGGCTATATAGAAGGAAGTAAAAATATTCCGCTCGGAGAACTATCCAAGCATTTGGGCGAACTGCCTAAGGATCAGCCTGTCTATATCTCCTGCCAATCCGGAAAGCGTGGAGAAACAGCTGTTCAGTTATTAATGGAGAATGGATTTGATGCTTATAATGTAGCGGGCGGATATCGCGCTTATGCTGAATGTCTTCAATCTACGGGTAATGAGAAAGAAGAGAAGATAGATGGGACACAAATAAAACCAGATAAGGAATTGAATTGCTCGGGGTTACAATGTCCAGGGCCGATTAGCCAAGTGTTCCAAGCAATGAATCAAATGAAAGATGGAGAAGTACTAGAAGTAAAGGTAACTGATCCAGGATTTATTGCTGATGCCAAAGCATGGTGTGCGAATACAGGAAACACGTTTATCGGCAGTGAAACAACAGGGAAAACAACGGTTGCCTACATGCGCAAAGGAGCAGCGGGGAAACCTGAAGCTTCTGTACAAGCAAGAGAAGAAAAGACTAATAAAGGAGCGACTCTCGTTGTATTTAACCAGGATTTAGATAAAGCGATTGCTTCCTTTATTATTGCAACAGGCGCAGCCGCTATGGGAAAGAAGGTCACGATGTTCTTCACATTCTGGGGATTGAACATTCTGCGCCGTGATGAAGAAATTCCTCAGGATGGAAAAGATTTTATGGAAAAAATGTTTACGAAAATGATGCCAGCGGGTCCTAAGCATTTGCCTATTTCTAACATGAACATGGGTGGCATGGGCGCAAAAATGATTCGTCAAGTGATGGAAAAGAAAAACGTAGACAGCTTGGAAACACTAATGGAAAATGCGATGAACATGGGAGTTCGCATCGTTGCTTGTGCAATGAGCATGGATGTTATGGGCATCCGTAAAGAGGAATTGATCGATGGGGTCGAACTTGGCGGGGTAGCTACCTATCTTGGTCAGGCCGAGAATGCTAATGTGAATTTATTCATTTAA
- a CDS encoding class I SAM-dependent methyltransferase, producing the protein MFSFFSKQFEKPDGLLGQAAGKIMSVENRTINKWTLDLLNIKPNDHVLEVGFGPGFAIEEAGKRFPSIYIDGVDASETMKHTCEKRNQLLVSEGRLRLFVKDIAEFETDKHYDRVLSVNNYPLWSNREKGLAVLYQLVKQDGQIAITVQPREENADDTKTKQLARMICNDLEKAGFSGAAVHYKEERPVLTVCVTAIK; encoded by the coding sequence ATGTTTTCATTTTTTTCTAAACAATTCGAAAAGCCGGATGGCTTGCTCGGCCAAGCAGCAGGCAAAATTATGTCAGTGGAGAATCGAACCATTAATAAATGGACGCTTGATCTTTTAAACATCAAACCGAATGACCACGTGCTCGAAGTTGGCTTTGGACCTGGCTTCGCTATCGAAGAAGCAGGCAAACGCTTTCCTTCTATCTATATTGACGGAGTGGATGCGTCCGAAACAATGAAACATACGTGTGAAAAGCGAAACCAATTGTTAGTAAGTGAAGGAAGGCTGCGTCTATTCGTCAAGGATATTGCTGAATTCGAAACAGATAAGCATTATGATCGGGTTTTGTCAGTCAATAATTATCCGCTCTGGTCAAACCGTGAAAAAGGACTTGCCGTCTTATATCAGCTGGTGAAACAGGATGGACAAATTGCCATTACCGTCCAACCACGCGAGGAGAATGCCGACGATACTAAGACAAAGCAGCTGGCACGAATGATCTGCAACGATCTGGAGAAAGCCGGTTTTTCCGGCGCTGCCGTTCATTACAAAGAAGAGCGGCCTGTGTTAACCGTTTGCGTAACGGCTATTAAATAA
- a CDS encoding 2-oxoglutarate dehydrogenase E1 component: MKMQTAQGNPWSEFSGPNLGYVMELYEHYLKDPESIDPEMKQMFEEWGAPVANVPHQEGGKTAVPASGNDLNVLFNAVKLADSIRTYGHLAADINPLSDKNKDTYRIELSTFNLTEEELRKVPVQYLCPDAPAHVRDGYDAIQHLKKVYTDKLAFELAQVHNLEERQWFRQQIESTNYYPTFSSEQKIQLLKRLTQVEGFEKFIHKTFVGQKRFSIEGLDAMVPLLDELVKHSTEIGAKTVNIGMAHRGRLNVLAHILGKPYEMIFAEFQHAPSKNLLPEGSMKMTTYGWTGDVKYHLGADHSFKEDADITRVTLANNPSHLEIVSPVVAGYTRAAQENRAKPGVPEQDTNAALAILIHGDAAFPGQGVVSETFNMSRIPGYQTGGSIHIIANNMIGFTTESYDSRSTRYASDLAKGFEVPIVHVNADDPEACIAAALMAVDYRNRFGKDFVIDLIGYRRFGHNEMDEPMTTNPTMYQMIHQHPTVRQLYADKLVNRGVISKEEAEKLYAENEQKLKDLYETVPKKDENPDIVMNPPKFVERELPSSETGVEADVLSRINSELLNWPKDLHVFKKLERILKRRENVFETDGQIDWGHAEALAFASILKGGTPVRLTGQDAQRGTFAHRNLVLHDVETGQEYIPLNHLEETNASFVVINSPLTELAVVGYEYGYNVFSPETLVLWEAQFGDFANMAQPMFDQFVSSGRAKWGQKSGLVMLLPHGYEGQGPEHSSGRLERFLQNAAENNWTVANLSSTAQYFHVLRRQAAILQKEEVRPLVIMTPKSLLRHPLAASKASEFASGSFKPVVAEPRLGDHPDQVERVVLCSGKVSVDLAEQISKAEEELNWLHVLRVEELYPFPKEEIREFLAQFPQLKEVVWMQEEPQNFGAWTYMDARLRDVAPEEATVRYIGRRRRSSPSEGDAIVHKKEQARILKAAITRG, translated from the coding sequence ATGAAAATGCAGACAGCCCAAGGGAATCCGTGGAGTGAGTTCTCCGGACCAAACCTTGGATATGTAATGGAGTTGTACGAGCACTATCTAAAAGATCCTGAATCAATCGATCCAGAAATGAAGCAGATGTTTGAAGAGTGGGGAGCACCTGTAGCAAATGTACCCCATCAAGAAGGTGGTAAGACAGCTGTACCTGCATCAGGCAATGATTTAAATGTTTTGTTTAACGCAGTCAAACTGGCTGACAGTATCCGTACGTACGGTCATCTTGCAGCAGATATTAATCCGCTGAGTGACAAGAATAAAGATACGTACCGAATCGAATTAAGCACTTTCAACTTAACAGAAGAAGAATTGCGAAAAGTTCCTGTTCAATATTTATGTCCTGATGCACCTGCACATGTGAGGGACGGATATGATGCGATCCAACACTTGAAAAAAGTCTATACAGATAAACTGGCTTTTGAGTTAGCCCAAGTCCATAATTTAGAAGAAAGACAATGGTTCAGACAGCAAATTGAATCAACTAATTATTATCCAACATTCTCAAGCGAACAAAAAATTCAGCTGTTAAAGAGACTGACACAAGTAGAAGGCTTTGAGAAATTTATTCATAAAACATTCGTCGGCCAAAAACGCTTCTCTATCGAAGGATTGGATGCGATGGTTCCTCTACTAGATGAACTTGTAAAGCATTCAACAGAAATAGGAGCAAAAACAGTAAATATCGGCATGGCCCACCGAGGCCGCTTAAATGTTTTGGCCCACATCTTAGGTAAACCATACGAAATGATTTTTGCCGAGTTCCAACATGCGCCAAGCAAAAATCTGCTTCCTGAAGGCTCTATGAAGATGACTACATATGGCTGGACGGGCGATGTGAAATATCACCTTGGAGCGGATCACAGCTTTAAGGAAGATGCAGATATTACTCGTGTGACGCTCGCTAACAACCCGAGCCACCTTGAAATCGTTAGCCCAGTTGTAGCTGGCTACACAAGAGCGGCACAGGAAAACCGCGCTAAACCAGGTGTGCCTGAACAAGATACAAATGCTGCGTTGGCTATTTTAATTCACGGCGATGCTGCATTCCCAGGCCAGGGCGTTGTGAGTGAAACATTTAACATGAGCCGGATTCCTGGTTATCAAACAGGCGGTTCCATTCACATTATCGCGAACAATATGATCGGATTTACGACAGAAAGCTATGATTCACGTTCTACTCGTTATGCTTCTGACTTGGCAAAAGGTTTCGAAGTGCCGATCGTTCATGTGAATGCGGATGATCCAGAAGCATGTATTGCTGCGGCTCTTATGGCCGTTGATTATCGTAATCGTTTCGGTAAAGACTTTGTTATCGACTTGATTGGTTACCGTCGCTTTGGTCATAATGAAATGGATGAGCCAATGACGACAAATCCAACGATGTATCAAATGATTCATCAACACCCAACCGTTCGTCAGCTTTATGCAGATAAGCTCGTTAACCGCGGAGTCATTTCTAAGGAAGAAGCGGAAAAACTTTACGCGGAGAATGAACAGAAGCTAAAAGACTTGTATGAAACGGTTCCGAAGAAAGACGAGAATCCGGATATTGTAATGAATCCGCCAAAATTCGTTGAACGCGAGCTTCCATCCAGCGAAACAGGAGTAGAAGCAGACGTATTAAGCAGAATTAACAGCGAATTATTAAACTGGCCGAAAGATTTACACGTATTTAAAAAGCTTGAGCGTATTTTAAAGCGTCGTGAAAATGTCTTTGAAACAGATGGACAGATTGACTGGGGCCATGCAGAAGCACTTGCCTTCGCTTCCATCCTGAAGGGCGGCACACCAGTCCGCTTAACAGGACAGGATGCTCAGCGTGGTACGTTCGCTCATCGCAACCTTGTTCTTCATGACGTTGAAACAGGCCAAGAATATATTCCTTTAAATCACTTAGAGGAAACAAATGCTTCTTTCGTTGTCATTAACAGCCCATTAACAGAACTAGCAGTTGTCGGTTATGAATATGGCTACAACGTATTTTCTCCGGAAACACTCGTTCTGTGGGAAGCTCAGTTTGGTGATTTCGCCAATATGGCGCAGCCAATGTTTGATCAGTTTGTGTCTTCTGGCCGAGCAAAATGGGGACAAAAATCGGGTCTTGTTATGCTTCTGCCACATGGCTATGAAGGACAAGGACCTGAACATTCAAGCGGCCGTCTAGAACGCTTCCTGCAAAATGCTGCAGAAAACAACTGGACAGTAGCCAACCTTTCTTCAACGGCTCAATACTTCCATGTGTTGCGCCGCCAAGCCGCAATCTTGCAAAAAGAAGAAGTGCGTCCGCTAGTGATCATGACTCCGAAAAGCTTGCTGCGCCATCCGCTTGCGGCTTCTAAGGCTTCTGAGTTTGCTTCTGGCTCCTTTAAGCCGGTTGTAGCAGAACCAAGACTTGGAGATCATCCGGACCAAGTAGAAAGAGTTGTTCTGTGTAGCGGTAAAGTGTCTGTTGATTTGGCTGAACAAATTAGCAAAGCAGAAGAAGAGCTTAACTGGCTGCACGTGTTAAGAGTAGAAGAATTATATCCATTCCCTAAAGAAGAAATTAGAGAATTTTTAGCGCAATTCCCGCAGTTGAAAGAGGTAGTATGGATGCAGGAAGAACCGCAAAACTTCGGAGCATGGACTTATATGGATGCACGTCTTCGTGATGTAGCGCCAGAAGAAGCGACCGTTCGTTACATTGGCCGCCGTCGTCGCTCCAGCCCTTCAGAAGGGGATGCGATTGTGCATAAGAAAGAACAAGCACGTATTTTAAAAGCAGCTATTACAAGAGGCTAA
- the odhB gene encoding 2-oxoglutarate dehydrogenase complex dihydrolipoyllysine-residue succinyltransferase: MAEIKVPELAESITEGTIAQWLKKPGDVVEKGEYIVELETDKVNVEVISEEAGVIQELKAEEGDTVEVGQVIAIVGEGNGAAPAPVEEAAPAAAPQQEEAKPAQEVVKEAPAAQDAKQRPIASPAARKMAREKGIDLNEVPTVDPMGRVRKQDVESYSANGAKPAAPQQPAAKPAAPAAAPKQDDSKPVVRERMSRRRQTIANRLLEVKQSTAMLTTFNEIDMTAVMELRKRKKDKFFEAHDVRLGFMSFFTKAVVAALKKFPYVNAEIDGNEIVLKKFYDIGVAVSTEEGLVVPVVRDCDRKNFAEIESDILGLALKARDNKLALGDLQGGTFTITNGGVFGSLLSTPILNGTQVGILGMHTIQTRPVAIDKDRMENRPMMYVALSYDHRVIDGKEAVGFLKMVKDLLENPEDLLLEG; this comes from the coding sequence GTGGCTGAAATTAAAGTTCCAGAGTTGGCAGAATCAATTACAGAAGGTACAATTGCGCAATGGTTGAAAAAACCAGGAGATGTAGTTGAAAAAGGCGAATACATTGTTGAACTTGAAACAGATAAAGTAAATGTAGAAGTAATTTCCGAAGAAGCGGGTGTTATTCAAGAGCTGAAAGCGGAAGAGGGCGATACAGTAGAGGTTGGTCAAGTCATCGCTATTGTAGGTGAAGGAAATGGCGCAGCACCGGCACCTGTTGAAGAAGCAGCACCTGCGGCAGCTCCTCAGCAAGAGGAAGCTAAACCAGCACAAGAAGTTGTAAAAGAAGCTCCTGCAGCTCAAGATGCAAAGCAACGTCCAATCGCTTCTCCAGCAGCCCGTAAAATGGCTCGCGAAAAAGGCATTGATTTAAATGAAGTGCCTACAGTGGATCCAATGGGCCGCGTGCGTAAACAAGATGTAGAATCTTATTCTGCTAACGGAGCTAAACCAGCAGCTCCACAACAACCAGCAGCTAAGCCTGCTGCTCCAGCGGCTGCACCAAAACAAGATGACAGCAAACCTGTTGTTCGTGAAAGAATGTCTCGCCGCCGTCAAACGATTGCTAACCGTCTTCTAGAAGTGAAGCAATCTACAGCTATGCTGACTACATTTAACGAAATTGATATGACAGCTGTCATGGAACTGCGCAAACGCAAAAAAGATAAATTCTTTGAAGCTCATGATGTCCGCTTAGGATTTATGTCTTTCTTCACAAAAGCAGTTGTTGCTGCATTGAAGAAATTCCCTTATGTAAATGCTGAAATTGATGGAAATGAAATCGTATTGAAGAAATTTTACGATATCGGTGTGGCCGTTTCTACTGAAGAAGGCCTTGTTGTACCGGTTGTTCGTGATTGTGATCGTAAAAACTTCGCTGAAATCGAAAGCGATATTTTAGGTCTTGCACTAAAAGCTCGTGACAACAAACTAGCTCTTGGTGATCTTCAAGGCGGAACATTTACGATTACAAATGGTGGTGTGTTCGGTTCCCTGCTTTCTACACCGATCCTTAATGGTACACAAGTAGGTATCCTTGGCATGCACACTATTCAAACTCGTCCGGTTGCTATCGATAAAGACCGCATGGAAAACCGTCCAATGATGTATGTGGCTCTATCTTATGACCACAGAGTGATCGATGGAAAAGAAGCAGTTGGCTTCTTAAAAATGGTAAAAGATTTACTTGAAAATCCTGAAGATCTTCTTCTTGAAGGTTAA
- the sda gene encoding sporulation histidine kinase inhibitor Sda — protein MKIMSNEMLVAAYRDAKNKGQDTDWIRMLRNEAQKRGLNVTKN, from the coding sequence ATGAAAATCATGAGTAATGAAATGCTTGTAGCAGCCTATCGAGACGCAAAGAACAAAGGTCAAGACACAGATTGGATTAGAATGCTTCGAAACGAGGCGCAGAAGCGCGGCCTCAATGTGACGAAAAATTAA
- a CDS encoding DUF6501 family protein yields MNHLQWTEKETIKKVKCLHTDAKKYMVKNRLTPGKLYDVKNETEEFYFLVDDKGKVSGFYKDYFEQ; encoded by the coding sequence ATGAATCATCTTCAATGGACAGAAAAAGAAACAATCAAGAAAGTGAAATGTCTTCATACAGATGCGAAGAAATACATGGTGAAAAATAGATTAACACCAGGGAAGCTGTACGACGTAAAAAATGAAACGGAAGAATTTTATTTTCTTGTAGACGATAAAGGAAAGGTATCAGGCTTTTATAAAGATTATTTTGAACAATAA
- a CDS encoding competence protein ComK — MFDERIALKIRLEQLANSELRIIQEFQKERDAIFRRLKELDMMEAVKAEPSKEIVSLTKIGGLPKERKRRGRRSENLEELRQLAVTILKKQNTPIRGVELQRQIEGETGKKIANMTTFMVGLERENHRVRKLGRGLYIYEYED, encoded by the coding sequence GTGTTTGATGAAAGAATTGCATTAAAGATCAGGCTGGAACAATTGGCTAATTCAGAACTAAGGATTATACAGGAATTTCAAAAAGAGAGAGATGCGATTTTCCGGAGATTAAAAGAGTTGGATATGATGGAAGCTGTAAAAGCAGAGCCCTCTAAGGAGATTGTCTCACTTACTAAAATTGGTGGTTTGCCTAAAGAAAGAAAGCGAAGAGGGCGGCGCAGTGAAAACCTTGAAGAGTTACGTCAGTTAGCGGTCACTATACTGAAAAAACAGAATACGCCGATTCGCGGAGTTGAACTTCAACGCCAAATTGAAGGGGAAACAGGGAAGAAAATTGCGAATATGACGACATTCATGGTTGGACTGGAGCGAGAGAATCACCGGGTGCGTAAGCTAGGAAGAGGACTGTATATATATGAGTATGAAGACTGA
- a CDS encoding MoxR family ATPase has product MFLHTEEKRLIGKEGYQPEDEAILFDAVLALSLGKNVLLKGPTGSGKTKLAETLSAIFSQPMHSINCSVDLDAEAMIGYKTIIEREGKNAIEFVPGPVVKAMKKGHLLYIDEINMAKPETLPLLNGVLDYRRMITNPFTGEVITAEPSFGVIAAINEGYVGTVPLNEALKNRFIVIEVPYIGGETLIRVLQSESQLKDDKLIQRFAVLSQDLIAQVKNGQISEEAASIRALIDTCDLALFMPPLRAVQRGIIDKLEDEREQAAVKNIAETLFE; this is encoded by the coding sequence ATGTTTTTACATACAGAAGAGAAACGGCTGATTGGAAAAGAAGGATACCAGCCGGAAGATGAAGCAATTTTGTTTGATGCCGTCCTCGCTCTTTCCTTAGGTAAGAATGTGCTTTTGAAAGGGCCGACTGGATCTGGAAAGACAAAGCTAGCTGAAACATTGTCGGCAATATTTTCACAGCCGATGCATAGCATCAATTGTTCTGTGGATCTTGATGCAGAAGCCATGATTGGCTATAAAACGATAATAGAGCGAGAGGGAAAGAATGCGATTGAGTTTGTGCCAGGCCCTGTTGTGAAAGCAATGAAAAAGGGGCATCTGCTTTATATCGATGAAATTAATATGGCCAAGCCGGAGACGCTGCCGCTTCTTAATGGTGTGTTGGATTACCGGAGGATGATTACCAATCCTTTTACGGGAGAAGTGATAACGGCCGAACCGTCCTTCGGTGTTATTGCCGCGATCAATGAAGGGTATGTAGGGACGGTGCCATTAAATGAAGCGCTGAAAAACCGTTTTATCGTCATAGAGGTACCCTATATTGGTGGAGAAACATTAATTCGTGTACTCCAGTCAGAAAGCCAATTGAAGGATGATAAGCTCATTCAGCGCTTTGCTGTCTTATCCCAAGATTTGATTGCACAAGTGAAAAATGGACAAATCTCTGAAGAAGCTGCTTCTATCCGGGCACTGATCGACACGTGTGATTTAGCCTTATTTATGCCGCCGCTGCGGGCCGTTCAACGGGGAATTATTGACAAGCTTGAAGACGAACGAGAACAAGCAGCAGTAAAAAACATTGCTGAAACACTGTTTGAATGA
- a CDS encoding VWA domain-containing protein yields MKRFIQFNDETIDSFLFMQLTDLAKTLTREPEVEIEYSPYSYVNKQEKKLYVSHFWNHRPEADKWHGYKSDLFLRALGSWQHTDEQVIRAFVQQTKHSPVASFANQLVVLAEDMRLEEICKKERPGTKQAFAARRKMYRQHFYAQLNANLVKSLFTDALFNLHYLLLHAESPMQPPSMNNRIDAAMPFIQRSIMDFYDARSTDGVVKISQGIVEVMEEVLDRDMLNQYFHLPDFSSAQEVKGDTYEELKRKDPLVNDDKLEEEKSGKEEVIDEEFRTWHRETSKLGDSFLQFDLDQGSKTDLSGEGVREGEDGDQALAMVQGSARKTSRKDFSHLSADQMQKEAKSSGQAVFGKENRFAVPVFKKANPPHLEEIRKYKAEKSQIASLQKKLKNMIEKTLEHKKIQPRSDLHRGRLNKKLLRFFTEDQPRLFYKKQEPSTEIDATFTLLVDCSASMEDKMEQTKQGIVLFHEALKSVRVPHEVIGFWEDTNEATDNLQPNYFHTVIDYRSSLQTGSGPEILQLKPEEDNRDGFAIRIVKERMIQRSEKQKFLLIFSDGEPAAYSYDRNGIIDTHEAVLEARKLGIEVINLFLADGEIAESEKATVQNIYGKYSIFVTDVNDLPQVIFPLLKKLLYKSF; encoded by the coding sequence ATGAAACGGTTTATCCAATTTAATGATGAAACAATCGACTCTTTCCTGTTCATGCAATTAACAGATTTGGCAAAAACGTTAACGAGAGAGCCGGAAGTGGAGATTGAATATAGTCCCTATTCCTACGTGAACAAACAAGAGAAAAAGCTGTATGTCAGCCACTTTTGGAATCACAGACCAGAGGCGGATAAGTGGCATGGGTACAAATCGGATCTCTTTTTGCGTGCGCTCGGCAGTTGGCAGCACACGGACGAACAGGTGATCAGAGCATTTGTACAGCAGACAAAACACTCTCCTGTCGCTTCTTTTGCAAATCAGCTCGTTGTGTTGGCAGAGGATATGCGCCTTGAAGAAATATGTAAAAAAGAGCGGCCGGGTACGAAGCAAGCTTTTGCTGCCCGCAGAAAAATGTACCGTCAGCACTTCTATGCCCAGTTGAATGCTAATCTGGTTAAAAGTCTTTTCACGGATGCTTTATTTAACTTACATTACTTGTTGCTGCACGCAGAGTCTCCTATGCAGCCACCGTCTATGAATAATAGAATCGATGCCGCTATGCCGTTTATCCAACGGTCGATTATGGATTTTTATGATGCACGCTCAACAGATGGGGTTGTAAAGATTAGTCAAGGAATTGTAGAAGTGATGGAGGAAGTGTTGGATCGAGACATGCTCAATCAATATTTCCATTTGCCGGATTTCTCTAGTGCACAAGAGGTCAAAGGGGATACCTATGAAGAGTTAAAGAGAAAAGATCCGCTTGTCAACGATGACAAGCTGGAAGAGGAGAAATCGGGCAAAGAAGAAGTAATAGATGAAGAGTTTCGGACGTGGCACCGCGAAACAAGCAAACTGGGGGACAGTTTTTTGCAATTTGACTTAGATCAAGGATCAAAAACGGATCTTTCTGGCGAGGGAGTGAGAGAAGGCGAAGACGGCGATCAAGCGCTTGCTATGGTGCAAGGCTCTGCCAGAAAAACAAGCCGCAAAGACTTTTCTCACCTCTCAGCTGATCAAATGCAGAAAGAAGCGAAAAGTAGCGGACAAGCTGTTTTTGGGAAAGAGAATCGTTTTGCTGTACCGGTTTTTAAGAAAGCAAACCCTCCTCATTTAGAGGAAATACGTAAATACAAAGCCGAAAAGTCACAAATAGCTTCTCTACAGAAAAAGTTGAAAAACATGATTGAAAAAACATTGGAGCACAAAAAAATTCAGCCGCGCAGCGATCTTCATAGGGGAAGGTTAAATAAAAAGCTTTTGCGCTTTTTTACAGAGGACCAGCCGCGGCTATTTTATAAAAAGCAAGAGCCATCGACAGAAATTGATGCTACTTTTACGCTTCTTGTTGATTGTTCGGCTTCCATGGAAGATAAAATGGAGCAAACAAAACAGGGAATCGTTCTCTTTCATGAAGCATTAAAATCTGTAAGAGTGCCGCATGAGGTCATTGGCTTTTGGGAAGACACGAATGAAGCAACAGACAACCTTCAGCCTAACTATTTTCATACAGTGATTGATTACCGTTCTTCTCTACAAACCGGGAGCGGACCTGAAATTTTGCAACTCAAACCGGAAGAGGATAACAGAGATGGATTTGCCATTCGGATTGTTAAAGAGAGAATGATACAACGGAGTGAAAAGCAGAAATTTCTGCTGATCTTCTCTGATGGAGAGCCGGCAGCTTACAGTTATGACCGCAATGGCATTATCGATACTCATGAAGCCGTATTAGAAGCTAGAAAGCTAGGGATTGAGGTAATTAACCTGTTTCTTGCGGATGGAGAAATTGCTGAATCAGAAAAGGCAACTGTACAAAATATATATGGCAAGTACAGTATATTTGTAACAGACGTGAATGATTTGCCGCAAGTCATATTCCCATTGTTGAAAAAACTATTATACAAAAGTTTTTGA